One genomic region from Sander lucioperca isolate FBNREF2018 chromosome 3, SLUC_FBN_1.2, whole genome shotgun sequence encodes:
- the LOC116045228 gene encoding low choriolytic enzyme-like: MMLQAAVLSVLFFSVYSFTIQASFEKRDETSGNTIEDDDFSVSTLLEKANVNLGKNFDDPLVLFGDIAVPTDLQNADPCTARGCLWPKATDGNVNVPYRISNQYSTRERETIVEGLRSFAESTCIRFTPLANGQRDFVDIQSRGGCFSFVGRRGNGQVVSLSRQGCVFRQIIQHELLHALGFNHEQTRSDRDQHVRIQLQNVIRGMEHNFRKINTRNLGTPYDYGSVMHYGRFAFSRNRQPTIVPIPDNNVDIGRATQMSPTDILRVNLLYNCSLPASRRHLKPVQRKHFL; this comes from the exons ATGATGCTCCAGGCGGCTGTGCTCAGTgtcctcttcttctctgtctACAGTTTTACTATACAG gCTTCCTTTGAAAAGCGTGACGAGACCTCTG GCAACACCATTGAAGATGACGATTTCAGTGTGTCCACGCTGTTGGAGAAGGCCAATGTTAATCTTG GAAAGAACTTTGATGACCCTCTGGTGTTATTTGGAGACATAGCAGTGCCAACAGATCTACAGAACGCTGATCCCTGCACAGCACGAGGCTGCCTGTGGCCTAAAGCCACCGACGGCAATGTCAATGTACCCTACCGCATCTCCAACCAGTACT CCACGCGAGAGAGAGAAACCATCGTCGAAGGCCTGCGGTCATTTGCTGAGTCCACTTGCATCCGCTTCACTCCCTTGGCTAACGGACAGAGGGACTTTGTTGACATCCAGTCTCGCGGAGG GTGTTTCTCATTTGTTGGGCGTCGTGGTAATGGCCAGGTAGTGTCTTTGAGTCGCCAGGGCTGTGTTTTCCGGCAGATCATCCAACACGAGCTGCTTCATGCCCTGGGCTTCAACCATGAACAGACTCGGTCAGACAGGGACCAGCATGTTCGCATTCAGCTGCAGAACGTCATTCGTG GAATGGAGCACAATTTCAGGAAGATCAATACAAGGAACCTTGGCACTCCCTATGACTACGGCTCTGTCATGCACTACGGAAG GTTTGCCTTCTCTAGAAACAGGCAGCCGACCATCGTTCCCATCCCCGACAACAATGTAGACATTGGCAGAGCCACCCAGATGAGTCCTACTGACATCCTTCGGGTGAACCTCCTGTATAACTGCA GTTTGCCTGCTTCCAGACGTCACCTGAAACCTGTGCAAAGAAAGCACTTCCTCTAG